The proteins below are encoded in one region of Helianthus annuus cultivar XRQ/B chromosome 2, HanXRQr2.0-SUNRISE, whole genome shotgun sequence:
- the LOC110916903 gene encoding beta-caryophyllene synthase — protein sequence MSFKQEVIRPVRNLLPSVWGDLFLNNDKKADLGEIEQIAEDLKEQVRKDIIVALGNQKEHTNLLKLIDTIQRLGISYYFEEEIANALQRVYEAYGDDWNGDNISIWFRLLRQHGFHVSCDIFNKYKDKHGAFKESLTNDVEEMLELYEATSLRIQGEVVLDEALDFTRTHLNDIAKDPLHNNSIMSTHIQEALETPLHKRIPRLEALSYIRFYEKQASHDETLLKLAKLGFNLLQSIHKSELSQVSKWWKDIDAPKNLPYVRDRIVESYFWACGVYSEPKYSLARVFFAKVTQTTTLIDDTYDAYGTYEELELFTEAVERWSLTCLDMLPEYMKLVYKTLLDLYQEMEPIMEKEEITPLFNRSKEFMIEFIKGYMIEAKWVKEGHIPTTDEHASIAFVTGGGGVMISSCYLGMGEIITNEAIKWAVTEPPLFKACSAIGRLLNDIASYKKEREREHFPSIVECYKKQYDVTEEYAIDMVHKQIEDVWKDINRESLICKEVPRRLITVVINYVRTLYYLYKYNDNFSEVGEDMKDHIKALFVHAMSARVLRAREACCPVIRLLWGSSHQTSLAYISLSIVCVVSLSLSRTFKLGLISPFEFERIIW from the exons ATGTCTTTTAAACAAGAAGTTATCCGCCCCGTTCGCAACCTTCTTCCAAGTGTTTGGGGAGATTTGTTTCTCAACAATGATAAG AAAGCAGACCTTGGTGAGATAGAACAGATAGCCGAAGATTTGAAAGAACAAGTGAGGAAAGATATAATAGTGGCCTTAGGAAATCAAAAGGAACATACAAATCTGTTAAAATTAATCGACACAATCCAACGTCTAGGCATATCCTATTATTTTGAAGAAGAGATTGCAAATGCTCTACAACGCGTGTATGAAGCATATGGCGATGACTGGAATGGTGATAACATCTCCATTTGGTTTAGACTCCTACGCCAACATGGCTtccatgtttcatgtg ATATATTTAACAAgtataaggacaagcatggagcTTTTAAGGAATCATTAACCAATGATGTTGAAGAAATGCTCGAGTTGTATGAGGCAACAAGCTTGAGGATACAAGGCGAAGTTGTACTAGACGAAGCACTAGATTTTACGAGAACTCATCTCAATGACATAGCCAAGGATCCTCTTCACAACAACTCTATTATGTCTACCCATATACAGGAGGCACTAGAGACCCCTTTGCATAAAAGGATACCAAGACTAGAAGCGTTGAGCTACATTCGTTTCTACGAAAAACAAGCTTCTCATGATGAGACTTTGCTTAAGTTGGCCAAGTTAGGGTTCAATTTGCTTCAGTCAATACATAAGAGTGAGCTCAGCCAAGTTTCCAA GTGGTGGAAAGACATTGATGCCCCAAAGAACCTGCCTTATGTAAGAGACAGAATTGTTGAAAGCTACTTTTGGGCATGTGGTGTATACTCTGAACCAAAATATTCTCTTGCTAGAGTTTTCTTTGCAAAAGTGACTCAAACCACAACGCTTATTGATGACACTTATGATGCGTATGGTACTTACGAGGAACTTGAACTTTTTACCGAAGCAGTTGAGAG GTGGTCTCTTACATGCTTAGATATGCTTCCAGAATACATGAAACTGGTGTACAAGACTTTACTGGATCTGTACCAAGAAATGGAACCAATCATGGAAAAAGAGGAAATAACACCTCTTTTTAATCGTTCAAAAGAGTTT ATGATTGAGTTTATCAAAGGCTATATGATAGAAGCAAAATGGGTAAAGGAGGGGCACATACCAACAACAGATGAGCATGCGTCAATTGCCTTTGTGACCGGTGGTGGCGGCGTGATGATATCATCATGTTATCTTGGCATGGGTGAGATAATCACAAATGAGGCGATCAAATGGGCTGTTACCGAACCTCCTCTTTTCAAAGCTTGTTCTGCCATTGGTAGACTCCTAAATGATATTGCCAGCTACAAG AAGGAGCGAGAAAGAGAGCATTTCCCATCCATTGTTGAATGTTACAAAAAGCAATATGATGTCACCGAGGAGTATGCCATTGACATGGTACACAAGCAAATAGAAGACGTGTGGAAAGATATAAACCGAGAGTCCCTCATATGTAAAGAGGTTCCGAGGCGTCTCATAACGGTTGTGATAAACTATGTACGCACATTGTACTATTTGTACAAATATAATGATAATTTCTCAGAAGTGGGAGAAGACATGAAAGATCATATCAAGGCTTTGTTTGTTCATGCTATGAGC GCTAGAGTTTTGCGTGCAAGGGAAGCTTGCTGTCCGGTTATAAGGCTGCTTTGGGGATCCTCGCATCAGACTTCTCTCGCATACATCTCTCTTTCAATCGTCTGCGttgtttctctttctctctctagaacatTCAAACTAGGTCTTATTTCACCGTTTGAGTTCGAGAGGATTATCTGGTGa